From Desulfobulbaceae bacterium, the proteins below share one genomic window:
- a CDS encoding PAS domain-containing protein: NVGCSTGEEAYSIAMQIQDYLDNNKMRLDVKIFATDIDQDAIAYAGAGTYPASIAADVDVRYLSKYFDKTSEGYKVKKNIRQMVIFAVHNIISDPPFTKIDMLVCRNLLIYLQPVLQRRIFQSFHFILRENGVLFLGNSETISAVEEAFEHIDVKQRIYKHKINGEIPAPVIPRPSATDYAYSAARVAYENKPHSESTRRNGAVEKYYQRLINKLVGTLLVVNENRELVQSFGDSKKFINLPSGNVSLDILAMLPREISLGVASAIQRVRKEKTQVVYNNIRIDEKSIEARVNVIVDMISGANNSPLFMVSLEEAAETENQENVVFSDAQEYLTNERINDLEREVQFTRENLQATIEELQTTNEELQATNEELLAANEELQSTNEELQSVNEELNTVNAEYQNKVLELTELNTDMDNLMTSMDIPTIFLDKNLCIRKFSHAMTAEINLLSQDIGRPLTDLNLPMFGNTTRDAHRVIKSCQPLEKSIRHKNGWFVQRILPFINNKKKVDGVVLALVRITAQKNAELALEVQHNLLLSVLESSPSATILVDKECRINFANLYSEEIFGIERSRLQRMRINSKRFKFTDLDGQTIPPKENPFSLVIESQKPMEKFVFCLHRDDGSQFVLKLGANPMFNKKKEFDGAVFRLDKVAYQSRP; encoded by the coding sequence GGAATGTCGGCTGTTCAACCGGTGAGGAGGCTTACTCCATCGCCATGCAGATTCAAGACTATCTTGATAACAACAAAATGAGGCTTGACGTCAAGATTTTTGCAACCGACATTGATCAGGATGCCATTGCCTACGCCGGGGCGGGCACCTACCCGGCGAGTATCGCTGCAGACGTTGATGTCAGGTATCTGAGTAAATATTTTGATAAGACATCGGAAGGATATAAGGTTAAAAAAAATATTCGGCAAATGGTCATCTTCGCCGTTCATAATATCATCAGTGATCCCCCCTTTACTAAAATCGACATGCTTGTCTGTCGCAACCTGCTCATCTACTTACAGCCGGTCTTACAAAGAAGAATTTTTCAGTCCTTTCACTTCATCTTGCGCGAAAATGGAGTGCTTTTCCTCGGCAACAGTGAAACTATCAGCGCGGTAGAAGAGGCCTTTGAGCATATTGACGTCAAACAGCGGATCTACAAACATAAGATAAACGGTGAAATCCCGGCCCCTGTAATCCCGAGACCAAGCGCAACAGATTATGCCTACTCCGCTGCCAGGGTTGCTTATGAAAATAAGCCGCATAGTGAGAGTACCCGACGCAACGGCGCTGTTGAAAAATATTACCAGAGGCTGATCAATAAGCTTGTCGGCACCCTTTTAGTTGTTAACGAAAACCGTGAGCTTGTTCAGTCCTTTGGTGATTCCAAGAAATTTATCAACCTGCCGAGTGGCAATGTCTCTCTTGATATTCTTGCCATGCTGCCGAGAGAGATTTCCCTCGGTGTTGCCTCGGCAATCCAGCGGGTGAGAAAGGAAAAAACACAAGTCGTTTATAACAATATCAGGATTGATGAAAAGAGTATTGAGGCCAGGGTAAATGTCATTGTCGATATGATTAGTGGTGCCAATAACTCCCCACTGTTCATGGTTTCTCTTGAGGAGGCTGCCGAAACAGAAAATCAGGAGAACGTTGTTTTTAGTGATGCCCAGGAGTATCTTACCAATGAGCGAATTAACGATTTGGAAAGAGAGGTTCAGTTCACACGGGAAAATTTACAGGCAACTATTGAAGAACTACAGACCACCAACGAGGAACTTCAGGCTACCAATGAAGAACTCCTTGCTGCTAACGAAGAGTTACAGTCTACTAATGAGGAGCTTCAATCGGTCAATGAGGAGCTTAACACTGTCAACGCCGAATATCAGAATAAGGTTTTAGAGCTTACCGAGTTAAACACCGACATGGATAACTTGATGACCAGCATGGATATCCCGACTATCTTTCTCGATAAAAACCTTTGTATTCGAAAATTCTCGCATGCTATGACCGCAGAAATTAACCTGCTCAGCCAAGATATCGGTCGACCATTGACAGATCTCAATCTCCCTATGTTTGGTAACACAACAAGAGATGCCCATCGGGTTATTAAAAGTTGTCAGCCTTTGGAAAAAAGCATCCGTCATAAAAATGGTTGGTTCGTTCAGCGAATTCTTCCTTTTATCAATAACAAGAAAAAAGTGGATGGAGTTGTGCTGGCATTGGTCAGAATTACCGCGCAAAAAAATGCTGAGCTTGCCTTGGAGGTGCAGCACAACCTCTTGCTTTCGGTCTTGGAGTCAAGTCCTTCTGCAACTATTTTAGTTGATAAAGAGTGTCGAATTAACTTTGCAAATCTCTATTCTGAGGAGATATTCGGAATTGAGCGCTCCCGGCTACAGCGTATGAGGATCAACTCAAAAAGGTTTAAATTTACTGACCTTGACGGCCAGACTATTCCGCCTAAAGAGAATCCCTTCTCTTTGGTGATTGAAAGCCAAAAACCAATGGAAAAATTTGTTTTTTGTCTGCACCGTGATGACGGCTCTCAGTTTGTTCTCAAATTAGGCGCTAATCCAATGTTTAATAAAAAGAAAGAGTTTGATGGCGCGGTTTTTAGGCTTGACAAGGTGGCCTATCAGTCAAGGCCATAA
- a CDS encoding response regulator, translated as MTPPNHKPVVLVIDDDEVNRVVLSKILSKENIEVHAASDGKQGWAKAKAMIPDLVLLDIFMPGEDGFEVLARFKSTPELCEVPVCIFSILEREESKKKAFDLGAYAYLAKPFDMKEVVDQVKNILAAAPEKKIAKA; from the coding sequence ATGACCCCCCCAAATCATAAGCCCGTTGTCCTGGTTATCGATGATGACGAGGTCAATCGAGTCGTTTTGTCAAAAATTTTGAGCAAAGAAAATATTGAAGTCCATGCAGCCTCCGATGGCAAACAGGGCTGGGCTAAGGCAAAGGCGATGATCCCGGATCTTGTCCTGCTTGATATTTTTATGCCTGGAGAAGATGGCTTTGAGGTTTTGGCACGCTTTAAAAGTACACCTGAACTATGTGAGGTACCGGTATGTATTTTTTCTATTCTGGAAAGAGAAGAGAGTAAAAAGAAGGCCTTTGACCTTGGGGCTTATGCCTATCTGGCAAAACCGTTTGATATGAAAGAGGTTGTCGACCAGGTGAAAAATATTCTTGCCGCCGCACCTGAAAAGAAGATTGCGAAAGCGTAA